A genomic segment from Deinococcus sp. YIM 77859 encodes:
- the thyX gene encoding FAD-dependent thymidylate synthase, producing MTTPPSPILYPLGDQIGSVTLIQHVGDDKMIVNAARVSLGGDSDAPLSERDERLIRYLLKHQHGSPFEHNLLTFKIVCPIFVDRQLVRHRVGVSKNEISGRYVELQERNYTPSAFRLQAPSNRQASVDDDGTLDQQEAARVWEAAWRHAYAAYETLLRLGVTREQARGVLPLSLYTESYYTFNVRSLLHFLALRDHEGAQWETRLYARALLQLAEPLFPVTFREWRALQQR from the coding sequence ATGACCACGCCTCCCTCCCCCATCCTCTACCCCCTCGGGGACCAGATCGGTTCCGTCACCCTCATCCAGCATGTGGGCGACGACAAGATGATCGTGAATGCCGCGCGGGTCTCCTTGGGCGGAGACTCGGACGCACCGCTTTCCGAGCGCGACGAGCGACTCATCCGCTACCTGCTGAAGCATCAGCATGGCAGTCCTTTTGAACATAATCTGCTCACCTTCAAGATCGTGTGTCCGATTTTTGTGGATCGGCAGCTGGTGCGCCACCGCGTCGGCGTCTCCAAAAACGAGATCAGTGGCCGCTATGTCGAGCTCCAGGAGCGGAACTACACCCCGTCCGCCTTTCGCCTGCAAGCCCCCTCCAACCGGCAGGCGAGTGTGGACGACGACGGCACGCTCGACCAACAGGAGGCGGCGCGGGTGTGGGAGGCGGCGTGGCGACACGCCTACGCGGCCTACGAGACCCTGCTGCGGCTCGGCGTGACGCGGGAACAGGCGCGCGGTGTGCTGCCCCTGAGCCTGTACACCGAGTCGTACTACACCTTCAACGTGCGTTCGCTGCTGCACTTTCTGGCGCTGCGCGACCACGAAGGCGCGCAGTGGGAAACCCGGCTGTATGCCCGCGCACTGCTCCAACTCGCCGAGCCCCTCTTTCCGGTGACCTTCCGGGAGTGGCGGGCCCTGCAGCAGCGCTAG
- a CDS encoding ABC transporter ATP-binding protein — MTAPAALEARHLVKDFRGFRATNDVNLTVQAGEIHAIIGPNGAGKTTLFNLLSGFLRPTSGEVLLFGERIDMLPPYAIVRRGLSRSFQISSVFPTLTVRENLLVALEAPTRLPGQFWTPLSRLEALGPRADQILSDVGLEGAQDRLAADLSHGEKRQLEIGISLTQDPRVLLLDEPTSGMGSEGVSRVIALVRQVARGRTIVLVEHNMSVVAELADRITVLQYGQVLASGRYDEVRQDPRVIEAYLGEEAHA, encoded by the coding sequence ATGACGGCCCCTGCCGCCTTAGAAGCTCGCCACCTCGTCAAGGACTTCCGGGGATTTCGCGCCACCAATGACGTGAACCTGACGGTTCAGGCGGGAGAAATTCACGCGATTATCGGCCCGAATGGGGCCGGCAAGACCACCCTCTTCAACCTGCTGTCGGGTTTCCTGCGCCCGACGAGCGGCGAGGTTCTTCTCTTTGGAGAACGCATCGACATGCTCCCGCCCTACGCGATCGTGCGGCGGGGCCTGAGCCGCTCTTTTCAGATCAGCAGCGTCTTTCCCACCCTGACGGTGCGCGAGAATTTGCTCGTCGCCCTGGAGGCCCCAACTCGGCTGCCGGGGCAGTTCTGGACGCCCCTCTCGCGGCTAGAAGCCCTGGGACCGCGCGCCGATCAGATCCTGAGTGACGTGGGGCTAGAAGGCGCCCAGGACCGGCTGGCGGCGGACCTCAGTCACGGCGAGAAGCGGCAGCTGGAGATCGGGATCTCGCTCACGCAGGACCCGCGCGTGCTGCTCCTCGACGAGCCGACCAGCGGCATGGGGTCGGAGGGGGTCAGCCGCGTGATCGCGCTTGTCCGGCAGGTCGCACGGGGCCGCACCATCGTGCTCGTCGAGCACAACATGAGTGTCGTTGCGGAGCTCGCTGACCGCATCACCGTCCTCCAGTACGGCCAGGTGCTCGCCAGCGGCCGCTACGACGAGGTGCGGCAAGACCCGCGCGTGATCGAGGCCTACCTGGGCGAGGAGGCGCACGCATGA
- a CDS encoding aldose 1-epimerase, whose translation MTWQVERIASAHLTLEVLPEVGASVLNLRAASGRPVLRHVNLADVNTSSQCASFTLLPYSNRIRDARFSFQGREVQLRPTTKDGLAQHGDVRNRPWEVTRVSETHLRCDFDSRAFPDMNWPWAFTARVEYLLHGPHLDTSVTLTNVDTSEMPAGMGLHPYFTRWQDGIDPRLGFEAALTYDTDERQLPTGGARPLRPDEDYRTPAPVGDRQLDRVYTAWNGVARLDWTSTSGERRALSLTADPVYSHLVVFTAPDGSLALEPVTHATDAFNLAARGVSGTDLRTLLPGQSLGGAFRITLEGAW comes from the coding sequence ATGACCTGGCAGGTCGAGCGCATCGCCAGCGCACACCTGACGCTGGAGGTGCTCCCCGAGGTCGGCGCGAGCGTCCTAAACCTGCGCGCGGCATCGGGCCGTCCGGTGCTGCGCCACGTGAACCTGGCCGACGTCAACACCAGCAGCCAGTGTGCCAGCTTTACGCTGCTGCCCTACTCCAACCGCATCCGGGACGCCCGCTTCTCCTTTCAGGGCCGCGAGGTGCAGCTTCGCCCCACCACCAAGGACGGCCTCGCCCAGCACGGCGACGTGCGCAACCGGCCCTGGGAGGTCACGCGCGTCTCGGAAACGCACCTCCGCTGTGACTTCGACAGCCGAGCCTTTCCCGACATGAATTGGCCCTGGGCCTTTACGGCGCGTGTCGAATACCTCCTGCACGGCCCGCACCTCGACACCAGCGTGACGCTGACGAATGTGGACACGAGCGAGATGCCCGCTGGAATGGGGCTGCACCCCTACTTTACCCGCTGGCAGGACGGCATAGACCCGCGTCTCGGCTTTGAGGCGGCCCTGACCTACGACACGGACGAACGGCAACTCCCCACCGGGGGCGCGCGCCCGCTGCGCCCGGACGAGGACTACCGAACGCCTGCACCCGTCGGGGACAGGCAGCTCGACCGCGTGTATACCGCCTGGAACGGTGTGGCCCGCCTGGACTGGACCAGCACCAGCGGCGAGCGCCGGGCCCTGAGCCTCACCGCTGACCCGGTGTATTCGCATCTGGTGGTCTTTACGGCGCCTGATGGCAGCCTGGCGCTGGAACCCGTCACGCACGCGACCGACGCCTTTAACCTTGCCGCACGGGGCGTGAGCGGCACCGACCTGCGAACGCTTCTGCCGGGACAGAGCCTGGGGGGCGCGTTCCGAATCACGCTGGAAGGAGCGTGGTAG
- a CDS encoding EVE domain-containing protein, with amino-acid sequence MSPTPPRFWLLKSEPDVFGYSDLVRVGREPWNGVRNYQARNFLRAMRAGDLCLFYHSNARPSGVAGVARVVREAYPDNLQFDPESPYFDPTSTPEDPRWSMVDVAPVRAFPAVLPLAVLRTLPEWQDSPLTRQGSRLSVLPVTPEQFRAALEAAGIDLPAVHPV; translated from the coding sequence ATGTCTCCCACTCCGCCGCGTTTCTGGCTTCTGAAGTCCGAACCCGACGTGTTCGGTTACTCCGATCTTGTGCGGGTGGGGCGCGAACCCTGGAACGGCGTGCGAAATTACCAGGCGCGCAACTTCCTGCGCGCGATGCGGGCAGGAGACCTCTGCCTCTTCTACCACTCGAACGCGCGGCCGAGCGGCGTTGCGGGCGTGGCGCGGGTGGTGCGGGAAGCCTACCCCGACAACCTGCAATTCGACCCTGAGAGCCCGTACTTTGACCCCACCAGCACTCCGGAAGATCCGCGCTGGAGCATGGTGGACGTCGCCCCGGTGCGAGCTTTTCCGGCGGTGCTGCCGCTGGCGGTGCTGCGGACGCTTCCCGAGTGGCAGGACTCGCCGCTGACCCGCCAGGGCAGTCGCCTCAGCGTGCTTCCCGTCACCCCCGAACAGTTCCGGGCAGCGCTGGAGGCAGCAGGCATAGACCTTCCCGCGGTCCATCCCGTTTGA
- a CDS encoding S1C family serine protease, giving the protein MRPLPWLPVLLLLALAAYLLPERWTAPGAVETASPPAVQQTLPNSLPENTRELFTRSRRAVVRVESLNARTGEGGIGTGFFISEDGQVLTAYHVVGSGQLFQIRTLSGQTLPARVTAYDAQADVALLQVRGRGPFPVLKLATRPPRVGETVLAIGNSGGDFLQPRRGRLLRLGAEAGRADFPQGTLEMDAPLAPGDSGGPIIDGNGQAIGVVSYIRLDGSGQTRASYAVPVTEGNELIAALRRGEQRDVPVVGLIFDMRHSGFTDPPGGVVDRIARGSPAARAGLRGATFDRNGNLTGLGDVIVRVNGQRTRDANEVISAIRRAKVGDTITLGYVRDGQEREARIELVGMRTLPDLN; this is encoded by the coding sequence GTGCGCCCCCTGCCCTGGCTTCCCGTGCTGCTGCTGCTCGCGCTGGCAGCCTACCTGTTGCCGGAACGGTGGACGGCACCGGGTGCGGTGGAGACCGCCTCCCCGCCCGCCGTCCAGCAGACCCTGCCCAACTCGCTTCCCGAGAACACCCGGGAACTCTTTACGCGGTCGCGCCGGGCGGTCGTGCGGGTGGAGTCCCTGAACGCGCGTACGGGCGAGGGTGGGATCGGCACCGGCTTTTTCATCTCCGAAGACGGGCAGGTCCTCACTGCGTACCACGTGGTGGGCAGCGGGCAGCTCTTTCAGATCCGCACCCTTTCGGGCCAGACCCTGCCCGCCCGTGTGACTGCCTATGACGCGCAGGCCGACGTGGCGCTTCTCCAGGTGCGGGGGCGGGGGCCTTTTCCAGTGCTCAAGCTCGCCACCCGCCCGCCGCGCGTGGGCGAGACGGTCCTTGCCATCGGCAACAGCGGGGGCGACTTCTTGCAACCGCGCCGGGGCAGGTTGCTGCGGCTGGGGGCGGAGGCGGGCCGGGCCGACTTCCCGCAGGGCACGCTGGAGATGGACGCTCCCCTCGCGCCGGGCGACAGCGGCGGGCCGATCATCGACGGCAACGGGCAGGCCATCGGCGTGGTGAGCTATATCCGGCTGGATGGGAGCGGTCAGACCCGCGCCAGCTATGCGGTCCCCGTCACCGAAGGGAATGAACTCATCGCCGCACTGCGGCGGGGTGAGCAGCGGGACGTACCGGTGGTCGGACTAATCTTTGACATGCGTCACAGCGGCTTCACAGACCCGCCCGGCGGCGTCGTGGACCGCATCGCCCGTGGCAGTCCCGCCGCCCGCGCTGGGCTGCGCGGCGCGACCTTCGACCGAAATGGAAACCTGACGGGCCTCGGGGACGTCATCGTCCGCGTGAACGGTCAGCGCACCCGCGACGCCAACGAGGTGATCAGCGCCATTCGCCGCGCCAAGGTCGGGGACACCATCACGCTGGGGTACGTGCGGGACGGACAGGAACGGGAGGCCCGCATCGAGCTGGTCGGCATGCGCACCCTCCCTGATCTGAACTGA